In Pseudomonadales bacterium, one genomic interval encodes:
- a CDS encoding DUF2490 domain-containing protein, which yields MALIGMVLSSVPGHASSNDHLDIGMLSATKKISDKHTLFMAGGTVVENFKGELATIGVSGKINDSLSWQSAYFLYSARIEGEERHYDHRLRGSLTYKHNVGDWTLSHRSRVEYRVGDVSDGFRYRPAFNLSHPLTIADMKLKTYIEFEPIYDFRAHSDTLALYIAGVAIPLLERVTLDVAYFRVHNQQTEKDTFGPQVILNIRL from the coding sequence GTGGCACTAATTGGTATGGTGTTGAGTTCGGTGCCTGGACATGCGTCAAGCAATGACCACCTGGATATCGGCATGTTGTCAGCTACAAAAAAGATCAGCGATAAACACACCTTGTTTATGGCTGGAGGTACAGTAGTAGAGAACTTCAAAGGTGAGCTGGCAACAATTGGAGTTTCTGGCAAAATCAACGATTCGCTTTCATGGCAAAGCGCCTATTTTCTATACAGTGCCCGTATTGAAGGTGAGGAGCGACACTACGACCACCGTCTTCGCGGGTCGTTAACGTATAAGCATAATGTCGGTGACTGGACGCTCTCACATCGTTCGCGGGTCGAATACCGTGTGGGTGACGTGTCAGATGGCTTCCGATATCGACCTGCTTTTAACTTGTCACACCCTCTGACGATAGCCGACATGAAACTGAAAACGTATATCGAGTTTGAGCCGATTTATGACTTTAGGGCACATTCCGACACACTGGCTTTGTATATTGCTGGTGTCGCTATCCCCCTGCTTGAACGGGTGACTCTGGACGTGGCTTATTTTCGGGTGCATAACCAACAGACTGAAAAAGATACTTTTGGTCCGCAGGTAATACTTAATATCAGGTTGTAG
- the rhlP gene encoding rhombotarget lipoprotein (RhlP (RHombo-target LipoProtein) is a family of predicted lipoproteins that, in general, co-occurs with a form of rhombosortase, and that has an apparent cleavage site for that enzyme, a GlyGly motif, near the C-terminus.) — MNTAVKKIGFAITITILLTSCSTYFGYDGRRGVSSSLVDYLYPNGEVPPKHEEIKPHLQLPLNVGLAFVPSDITSSLSLPESKKSELLEEVKSKFVELEYVKDITVIPETYLRSSKGFKGVEQIARLYGLDIIALVSYDQVAITAETKSSVMYWTIVGAYFIKGNQNQVTTFVDTAIFDVHSKKMLFRAPGVSDTQKASTLVEVRQASRSARTEGFELAMANMSDNLAIELDKFKEKIKNDNSVQLSHREGYGGGGAIQWPFLLVLSGLLAIRLFRK; from the coding sequence ATGAATACTGCCGTTAAAAAAATAGGCTTTGCTATTACTATTACTATACTGTTGACATCGTGCTCAACGTATTTCGGCTATGACGGCAGAAGAGGCGTTTCAAGTAGCCTGGTCGATTACCTATACCCCAACGGGGAAGTTCCACCGAAGCACGAAGAAATCAAACCTCACCTACAGCTACCGCTGAATGTCGGGCTGGCATTCGTGCCATCTGATATAACTTCATCCTTGTCGCTGCCTGAGTCAAAAAAGTCAGAGCTGCTTGAAGAAGTAAAAAGCAAGTTTGTTGAACTGGAATACGTCAAAGATATTACTGTAATTCCGGAAACCTATTTGCGTTCATCAAAAGGTTTTAAAGGCGTCGAGCAAATAGCTCGTCTATACGGCCTTGATATTATCGCGCTGGTTTCATACGACCAAGTCGCCATCACTGCGGAAACAAAGAGCTCAGTCATGTACTGGACAATTGTTGGAGCTTATTTCATTAAAGGTAATCAGAATCAGGTCACGACCTTTGTCGATACAGCAATCTTTGATGTCCATTCGAAAAAAATGCTCTTCCGTGCACCCGGTGTTAGTGATACTCAGAAGGCATCAACCTTAGTAGAAGTCCGTCAAGCCAGCCGAAGCGCCCGAACAGAAGGCTTCGAGCTGGCGATGGCGAATATGTCCGACAACCTCGCTATTGAGCTCGACAAATTTAAAGAAAAAATAAAAAACGATAACAGCGTTCAGCTATCCCACCGGGAAGGCTATGGCGGGGGTGGTGCAATTCAATGGCCATTTCTGTTGGTCTTGTCTGGTTTATTAGCGATCCGATTATTCAGAAAATAA
- a CDS encoding DUF2132 domain-containing protein, which produces MNDEINYKNNPLHGVGLKNLLSEIVDYYGFEILFAYLNINCFKTNPSIESSVKFLKKTDWAREKVEAFYLYQYKNLPKASSSQFDLPPRDRIIPQEQTPGEPAKLSLEDAEQLREKRAEKASEWNRDKRHRSDKRSGTHDNKRPVSSARRGPWQTQPEPQGSQESSPNRLGKSKTGNKIDPWAKSRNK; this is translated from the coding sequence ATGAACGATGAGATTAATTATAAAAACAACCCCCTGCACGGTGTTGGCTTAAAAAACCTGTTGTCGGAAATAGTTGATTACTACGGTTTTGAAATTCTTTTTGCCTACCTGAATATCAACTGTTTCAAGACTAACCCGAGTATTGAGTCCAGTGTGAAGTTTCTAAAAAAAACAGATTGGGCGCGGGAAAAAGTTGAAGCTTTTTATTTGTATCAATATAAAAACTTACCTAAAGCATCGTCCAGCCAGTTTGATTTACCACCGAGAGACCGGATTATTCCACAAGAGCAAACTCCGGGAGAACCGGCAAAACTAAGCCTGGAAGATGCCGAGCAATTACGTGAAAAACGCGCAGAAAAGGCATCCGAATGGAATCGCGATAAAAGGCATCGCTCGGACAAGCGTTCAGGCACTCATGACAACAAACGTCCTGTAAGTAGTGCCCGAAGAGGCCCCTGGCAAACACAACCAGAACCACAAGGCTCGCAAGAATCCTCACCAAACAGACTCGGCAAAAGCAAGACCGGGAACAAAATAGACCCTTGGGCCAAATCGAGAAACAAGTAG
- a CDS encoding YgiQ family radical SAM protein: protein MQKPVPLFSYRKYWAECFGVAEFLPTSRAEMDVLGWDSCDVILVVGDAYVDHPSFGMAVVGRVLEAQGFRVGMIAQPDWRSKEPFMALGEPNLFFGVSAGNMDSMINRYTADRRMRSDDAYTPGNVGGKRPDRAVTVYSQRCKEAYSHVPIVVGGIEASLRRLAHYDYWSDTVRRSVLHDSTADILVYGNAERALCEIAHRLAAGEIVEQMTDVRGTAFFCKELPATLNGQRWIEIDSVRMDTPGRVDPHLNPYIDTSQKQPESCQQSDGEKALVSEAEQQVVTIMPDAAAMKADPKTHYVRLPSFEKLRNDAVLYAHASRVFHRETNPGNARPIVQKHGLRELWVNPPPIPLTTEELDGVFDLPYKRVPHPMYGNDKIPAYDMIRFSVNIMRGCFGGCTFCSITEHEGRIIQSRSEESILREIEIMRDSVPGFTGTVSDLGGPTANMYRLNCKSKEIESNCRRPSCVFPTICKSLNTDHSPTTQLYRKARALPGVKRVAIASGLRYDLAVEDPEYVRELVTHHVGGYLKIAPEHTEEATLGKMMKPGMGSYYQFKKMFDKYSKEAGKEQYLIPYFIAAHPGTTDTEMMNLALWLKENKFRVDQVQNFYPSPMASATAMYHSERNPLRKVGYKTEQVYSAKTKKQRQLHKAFLRYHDPDNWPMLRTALKAMGRADLIGKGKDKLVPSESPSEQAGSKKAATGYQKARTQHNGVKATGLPRPGRPVKKTKPVGVKRGRR from the coding sequence CTGCAAAAACCTGTACCGCTTTTTTCTTACCGTAAATACTGGGCGGAATGCTTTGGCGTGGCTGAGTTTTTACCTACGTCCCGAGCCGAGATGGATGTCCTGGGTTGGGATAGCTGCGATGTGATTCTGGTCGTCGGGGATGCCTATGTTGATCACCCCAGTTTTGGTATGGCGGTGGTTGGCCGCGTGCTGGAGGCGCAGGGCTTTCGGGTGGGCATGATCGCGCAACCGGATTGGCGCAGCAAAGAGCCGTTCATGGCGCTGGGCGAGCCGAATCTGTTCTTCGGTGTCTCAGCGGGTAATATGGATTCGATGATTAACCGCTATACGGCCGATCGCCGCATGCGTAGCGACGATGCTTATACACCTGGTAATGTGGGTGGCAAACGGCCAGATCGCGCGGTAACGGTGTATTCCCAGCGTTGCAAAGAGGCCTACAGTCATGTGCCGATTGTGGTTGGTGGCATTGAGGCCAGCCTGCGGCGGCTGGCGCACTATGATTACTGGAGTGACACAGTACGGCGCTCGGTATTGCATGACTCCACAGCCGATATTCTGGTTTACGGGAATGCCGAGAGAGCATTGTGTGAAATTGCTCACCGGCTTGCAGCTGGCGAAATTGTTGAGCAGATGACGGATGTTCGCGGCACGGCATTTTTCTGTAAAGAATTGCCTGCTACGCTTAACGGCCAGCGCTGGATCGAGATTGATTCGGTACGGATGGATACGCCTGGCAGAGTTGACCCTCACCTCAACCCTTATATTGATACCTCTCAAAAGCAACCCGAGAGTTGTCAGCAGTCCGATGGTGAAAAAGCGTTGGTGTCTGAGGCGGAACAACAGGTGGTAACCATTATGCCGGATGCGGCGGCAATGAAAGCCGACCCTAAAACCCATTATGTCCGGTTACCCTCGTTTGAAAAATTGCGCAACGATGCTGTACTTTATGCACACGCCTCACGGGTGTTTCACCGCGAGACGAACCCCGGAAATGCGCGACCTATTGTTCAAAAACATGGTTTGCGTGAGTTGTGGGTTAATCCGCCGCCGATACCTCTGACTACCGAAGAGTTGGACGGCGTATTTGATTTGCCCTATAAGCGCGTGCCACATCCAATGTATGGCAACGATAAAATTCCGGCTTACGATATGATTCGTTTCTCGGTGAATATTATGCGCGGCTGCTTTGGCGGTTGTACGTTTTGTTCTATTACCGAGCATGAAGGGCGTATTATTCAAAGTCGGTCAGAAGAGTCGATTTTGCGTGAAATCGAGATTATGCGCGATTCGGTACCGGGTTTTACCGGCACAGTGTCAGACCTCGGTGGGCCTACGGCCAACATGTATCGGCTTAACTGCAAGAGCAAAGAGATTGAATCCAATTGCCGGCGGCCCTCCTGTGTATTCCCGACTATTTGTAAAAGTCTGAATACCGATCACAGCCCTACGACCCAGTTGTACCGTAAGGCGAGAGCACTTCCGGGTGTGAAGCGGGTGGCGATTGCCTCAGGCCTGCGATATGACCTGGCAGTGGAAGATCCGGAATATGTGCGTGAGCTGGTGACCCATCATGTGGGCGGTTATCTAAAAATTGCTCCTGAGCATACGGAAGAAGCCACGCTCGGCAAGATGATGAAACCGGGTATGGGCAGTTATTACCAGTTCAAGAAAATGTTCGACAAGTACTCGAAAGAGGCGGGTAAAGAACAGTATCTGATTCCCTATTTTATTGCGGCTCACCCCGGGACGACTGATACGGAGATGATGAATCTGGCACTGTGGCTGAAAGAGAATAAGTTTAGGGTAGATCAGGTGCAGAACTTTTACCCTTCACCCATGGCCAGCGCTACGGCGATGTATCATTCCGAGCGTAATCCATTGCGTAAAGTGGGTTATAAAACAGAACAGGTTTACAGCGCCAAAACCAAAAAGCAGCGGCAGTTACACAAGGCGTTTCTACGCTACCACGACCCGGATAACTGGCCTATGTTACGCACCGCGCTAAAAGCGATGGGGCGAGCCGATTTAATTGGCAAGGGTAAAGACAAGCTGGTTCCTTCGGAATCACCCAGCGAGCAGGCTGGTAGCAAAAAAGCGGCAACCGGTTATCAAAAAGCCAGAACCCAGCACAACGGGGTCAAGGCAACCGGGCTACCGAGGCCCGGCCGACCAGTCAAAAAAACGAAGCCTGTGGGTGTAAAGCGTGGCCGCCGTTAG
- a CDS encoding PEGA domain-containing protein translates to MPEKLAMQQNDKPISAIEFSPLGESDTALPGRNFLRPAPVAILAGLIFSLLALWFLMTAKSVVIEVDPPEAELSISGGLMLNLAGNTLMRPGDYRLTAEFEGYHTLQQTFHVGEQVHQALHLSLRKKPGKLTVSAATDGVQVSVDNTPAGTVPLTITDLEPGEHNLLFNKPRFFPEQRTVTIAGLDKTQTLFVTLRPAWGNVTLASSPPGAEVLVAGEVRGKTPLTTNILQSGELVSIKLAGHKRWQQRLQVNAGESIALPDIQLQPADGLVQLNSTPSGASITVDGQFAGSTPMELQLQPDKNHQLVLFLDGYQNLRQQLTVRAGEERILNLKLTASVGNILITGQPADAEVWVNGTRLGIAGQSLKLPARAHHIELRKPGYASQRKTITPKPGIDQVVRYHLMTEKQARWANTPRQITGPAGIQLKLFRPEVTFSMGTSRRKPGRRANEVMRDVRLERAFYLAEKEVTNDQFKQFLRQHSSRHANGKTLDGINQPVTHISWQQAALYCNWLSEQAELPPFYQIADGKVVAHNKASNGYRLPTEAEWSWAARWTSQGMAQFPWSGEFPPTGKAGNYADVSAATIVGRIINTYNDGATATADVGSYPANNKGLYDLGGNVAEWVHDYYGIDFNLDGKANIDPLGPETGEFRVIRGSSWRHGTLTELRLSFRDYGIDARDDVGFRVARYAE, encoded by the coding sequence ATGCCCGAAAAACTGGCCATGCAGCAAAATGACAAACCGATCAGCGCGATCGAGTTTTCACCACTGGGAGAGAGCGACACGGCTTTACCCGGCCGTAATTTTTTGCGCCCGGCCCCTGTAGCTATTCTTGCGGGCCTGATATTCAGTCTCCTGGCACTCTGGTTTTTGATGACCGCAAAATCAGTGGTTATCGAAGTGGACCCTCCCGAAGCTGAGTTGAGTATTTCCGGCGGCCTGATGCTCAATCTTGCAGGCAACACTCTGATGAGACCCGGCGACTACCGGCTTACGGCGGAGTTTGAGGGCTATCACACATTACAACAGACGTTCCATGTGGGTGAGCAGGTGCATCAGGCTCTGCATCTCTCGCTCAGAAAAAAACCTGGCAAACTGACCGTTTCGGCCGCAACAGACGGGGTTCAGGTCAGCGTAGACAATACCCCCGCAGGCACAGTACCACTGACTATCACCGATCTGGAGCCAGGCGAACACAACCTGTTGTTCAACAAACCCCGGTTTTTCCCTGAACAACGTACCGTCACCATTGCCGGGCTGGATAAAACCCAGACCCTATTCGTTACCTTGCGCCCCGCCTGGGGCAATGTCACGCTAGCCAGTTCACCACCAGGGGCAGAAGTGCTGGTTGCCGGAGAAGTGCGCGGCAAAACCCCGCTGACAACCAATATTCTGCAAAGCGGCGAACTGGTCAGCATTAAACTGGCTGGCCATAAACGCTGGCAGCAGCGCTTACAGGTCAATGCCGGTGAATCCATTGCCTTGCCGGACATTCAGTTGCAGCCTGCCGATGGACTGGTGCAACTCAATAGTACTCCCAGTGGCGCCAGCATCACCGTAGACGGGCAATTTGCCGGATCGACACCAATGGAACTGCAGCTACAACCGGATAAAAACCATCAGCTGGTACTGTTTCTGGACGGCTACCAGAACCTGCGGCAACAACTGACTGTGCGCGCCGGTGAGGAGCGCATTCTGAACCTGAAACTGACTGCCAGCGTCGGTAATATCCTCATTACCGGCCAGCCCGCCGACGCCGAAGTATGGGTTAACGGCACCAGGTTGGGAATCGCCGGGCAATCTCTCAAGCTGCCCGCCCGAGCTCATCACATCGAATTGCGCAAACCCGGTTATGCCAGCCAGCGCAAAACCATCACCCCGAAGCCCGGCATTGATCAAGTTGTACGCTATCACCTGATGACAGAAAAACAGGCTCGCTGGGCCAATACTCCCCGCCAGATTACCGGTCCTGCGGGAATTCAATTAAAACTGTTTCGTCCGGAAGTCACTTTTTCCATGGGCACCTCGCGCCGCAAACCGGGGCGCCGCGCCAATGAAGTTATGCGTGATGTTCGCCTGGAACGCGCCTTCTATCTGGCCGAGAAAGAAGTCACCAATGATCAGTTCAAACAATTCCTGCGGCAGCACAGCTCAAGGCATGCCAATGGAAAAACACTGGACGGCATCAACCAGCCCGTCACCCACATCAGCTGGCAACAGGCTGCACTGTACTGCAACTGGTTGAGTGAACAGGCCGAGCTGCCGCCTTTTTACCAGATCGCCGACGGGAAAGTCGTGGCGCACAATAAGGCGTCGAATGGTTACCGATTGCCCACCGAAGCTGAATGGAGCTGGGCAGCACGCTGGACGTCACAGGGCATGGCGCAGTTCCCCTGGTCAGGCGAGTTTCCACCCACTGGAAAGGCCGGTAATTATGCGGATGTTTCAGCGGCAACAATCGTCGGTCGAATCATCAACACCTATAACGATGGTGCCACTGCCACCGCTGATGTCGGCAGTTATCCGGCCAATAACAAAGGACTGTACGATCTCGGTGGCAATGTGGCCGAATGGGTACACGACTATTATGGCATTGATTTTAATCTCGACGGCAAGGCCAATATCGACCCACTCGGCCCGGAGACCGGAGAATTTCGGGTTATTCGTGGCTCAAGCTGGCGTCACGGCACCCTGACTGAGCTGCGCCTGTCATTTCGGGATTACGGTATTGATGCCCGCGATGACGTCGGCTTTCGGGTGGCGCGATATGCGGAGTAA
- the rrtA gene encoding rhombosortase, with the protein MPSISYKIFVTSICIFFLWQLQNYTLALEFDRKLIFSGEIWRIWTAHFVHSNNNHFALNAIAGVITYSFFYKSINIKVLLIQWGVLSMLISLALLMVYPNIQWYNGLSGLLHAFVAYSATEKALQKKPLFLTILVILCGKVLYEMVRTQLGYRNMLGEIAIIFEAHVCGVLVGILIALIARLFSSKPVLNRLSQEPRIE; encoded by the coding sequence ATGCCATCAATCTCTTACAAGATATTCGTGACTTCTATTTGTATTTTTTTTCTCTGGCAGCTACAGAATTACACACTCGCGCTTGAGTTTGATCGAAAATTGATATTTAGCGGCGAGATATGGCGTATCTGGACAGCGCACTTTGTTCACTCAAACAATAACCATTTTGCGTTGAATGCAATAGCTGGTGTCATCACATACTCTTTTTTCTACAAGAGCATCAACATAAAAGTGCTGCTTATTCAGTGGGGCGTTTTATCAATGCTGATTAGCTTGGCGCTGCTAATGGTTTACCCCAACATCCAATGGTATAACGGATTATCGGGGTTACTACATGCCTTTGTTGCCTATTCTGCTACAGAGAAGGCCTTACAAAAAAAACCATTGTTCCTGACAATTCTCGTCATTTTGTGCGGAAAGGTTCTCTACGAAATGGTTAGAACTCAGCTCGGTTATAGGAATATGCTCGGGGAGATAGCAATAATTTTCGAAGCCCATGTGTGCGGTGTATTGGTCGGCATACTGATTGCCTTGATTGCTCGACTATTCTCCTCAAAACCCGTGTTAAATAGATTAAGTCAAGAGCCACGAATAGAGTAA
- a CDS encoding AEC family transporter, whose amino-acid sequence MYTVLLHVLAPVLICIGIGFSWARRGVAYDTGFVSRLVMNVGAPCLIISSITQVEISTTAMLQVSGAALGVVSGSAILAAIVVRFTGGEWRTLVPPVIFSNSGNMGLPLCLFAFGQEGLVLAVAYFLPLTVLHMSVGLFIVSNAEGGTFSRILHTVRQPILISAVLACVMLMFNLSLPLWVKNTVDLLGGMTIPLMLITLGVSLATLHSSNWLQSLLYSVLRIGGGLALGIFFAHWFELEGAARNVVILQAMLPAAVFNYLLAVGNNRQPELVAGIVVTSTAMVFLVLPFVLPFLVNS is encoded by the coding sequence ATGTACACGGTTTTGCTACATGTATTAGCACCAGTTCTCATCTGTATAGGTATCGGTTTTTCATGGGCACGCAGGGGGGTTGCATACGATACCGGGTTTGTTTCTCGCCTGGTGATGAACGTCGGTGCGCCTTGCTTGATTATTTCATCTATCACCCAGGTTGAAATCTCCACAACCGCAATGCTACAGGTTTCCGGAGCGGCGCTGGGTGTGGTGAGCGGTTCGGCAATCCTGGCGGCAATTGTTGTCAGGTTCACCGGCGGCGAATGGCGGACATTGGTGCCCCCCGTGATTTTTTCTAACAGTGGCAATATGGGGTTGCCGCTGTGCCTGTTTGCATTCGGTCAGGAGGGGTTGGTGCTGGCGGTAGCCTATTTTCTGCCGCTAACCGTGCTGCATATGTCGGTAGGCCTGTTTATTGTGAGTAATGCAGAGGGGGGCACGTTTTCCCGTATTTTGCATACCGTCAGACAGCCGATTTTAATCTCTGCTGTTTTGGCTTGCGTGATGCTGATGTTCAATCTCTCACTTCCTCTGTGGGTGAAAAACACGGTTGACCTGCTGGGTGGGATGACGATTCCACTGATGCTGATTACGCTGGGTGTTTCACTGGCGACGTTGCACAGCTCCAATTGGTTGCAGAGTCTGTTGTATTCAGTGCTCCGCATTGGTGGCGGGTTGGCGTTGGGGATATTTTTTGCTCATTGGTTTGAGCTGGAAGGTGCTGCGCGTAATGTAGTCATACTACAGGCCATGTTGCCGGCGGCGGTGTTTAATTATTTGCTGGCCGTGGGTAATAACCGGCAGCCAGAGCTGGTTGCCGGTATTGTTGTTACCTCGACAGCCATGGTGTTTTTGGTGCTACCTTTTGTATTGCCGTTTCTGGTGAATAGCTAA
- a CDS encoding MotA/TolQ/ExbB proton channel family protein, with protein MFKQVQNRAASEFIFQVFALIASLILVHALYVTVIRPNANAILEQQLAQEAAGESFVTERSFYIVVKDYEQEACFILMLWAFAIMGLKARRSLNERKLLSEPLLQVAEGSRILPEDARQLSRPIQALSEEQQSYLLPRALIAALQRFSSTRNIQDVSNAVSDVCDSESDRMDTELSMVRYIAWAIPSIGFIGTVRGIGEALGQAHKAVQGDIVGVTASLGVAFNSTFIALVISIVVMFMMHQLQSLQERLVLDTHSYCDSNLLRHLKAND; from the coding sequence ATGTTTAAACAAGTACAAAACCGCGCCGCTTCCGAGTTTATCTTTCAGGTATTTGCCCTGATTGCATCACTGATTCTTGTGCATGCGCTGTATGTCACGGTTATCCGCCCCAATGCCAACGCCATTCTCGAACAGCAACTGGCCCAGGAAGCCGCCGGTGAATCCTTTGTCACCGAACGCTCCTTCTACATTGTAGTGAAAGACTACGAACAGGAAGCCTGCTTCATTCTGATGCTATGGGCCTTCGCCATTATGGGCCTGAAAGCGCGCCGCAGCCTGAACGAACGCAAGCTGCTTTCGGAACCCCTGCTACAGGTTGCCGAGGGCAGCAGAATACTCCCCGAAGATGCGCGCCAGCTGTCGCGCCCCATTCAGGCACTATCGGAAGAACAGCAGAGTTATCTGCTGCCACGGGCACTGATTGCGGCACTGCAACGATTCAGCTCGACCCGCAACATACAAGACGTTTCCAATGCGGTAAGTGATGTCTGCGACTCCGAATCCGACCGCATGGATACAGAACTGTCCATGGTGCGCTACATTGCCTGGGCAATTCCTTCTATCGGCTTTATCGGCACGGTGCGCGGCATCGGCGAGGCTCTGGGGCAGGCACATAAAGCCGTGCAAGGCGATATCGTAGGTGTTACCGCAAGCCTCGGAGTGGCTTTCAACTCCACATTTATTGCACTGGTCATCAGCATTGTGGTGATGTTCATGATGCATCAGCTGCAATCGCTACAGGAACGCCTGGTGCTGGATACCCACAGTTATTGTGATAGCAATCTGCTCCGTCACCTGAAAGCAAACGACTAA
- a CDS encoding CoA transferase, whose amino-acid sequence MNKKPLQGYRVIELGQLLAGPFAGSLLAYFGAEVIKVEPPGGDPLRNWRELQDGTSLWWRSLGRNKKCITLDLKTERGRELVAELIDGADVLIENFRPGVMEDWNLGPERFKRSNPGLVFARISGYGQTGPYASKPGFASVCEGISGFRYVNGFPGEAPVRPNLSIGDSIAGLHTAFGIVMALLSREKTGAGQMIDVALYEAMFNLMEGVIPEYSGAGVIREPSGTTVTGIVPTNTYKCADGKFVVIGGNGDSIFQRLMKAAGHPDLAVDSRLANNAGRVEHEAEIDQILSGWCSAHPSREILDKLEVARVPAGPIYSVEDMFNDPHFRERKLFERVEINGKPLDIPAMVPKFSDTPGSTEWPGAELGSHNREVLQNLLNLSDQQIAELQQQEVI is encoded by the coding sequence ATGAATAAAAAACCATTACAGGGTTATCGCGTAATCGAGCTGGGTCAATTGCTGGCTGGCCCGTTTGCCGGATCGTTGTTGGCTTACTTTGGTGCTGAAGTTATCAAGGTTGAGCCGCCGGGTGGCGACCCGTTGCGCAACTGGCGAGAGTTACAAGACGGGACGTCACTTTGGTGGCGTAGCCTGGGGCGCAACAAAAAGTGCATCACGCTGGACTTGAAAACCGAACGTGGCCGAGAGTTGGTGGCAGAGTTGATTGACGGTGCCGATGTGCTTATTGAAAATTTTCGGCCCGGTGTGATGGAGGATTGGAATCTTGGCCCGGAGCGGTTTAAACGCAGTAACCCCGGTTTGGTATTTGCGCGTATTTCCGGCTATGGCCAAACCGGGCCTTACGCGAGTAAACCGGGTTTTGCCTCAGTCTGCGAAGGTATTAGCGGTTTCCGTTACGTGAACGGCTTTCCCGGCGAAGCGCCGGTGCGCCCCAACCTGAGTATCGGTGACAGTATTGCTGGGTTGCACACGGCTTTTGGTATTGTGATGGCGTTGCTCTCTCGTGAGAAAACCGGTGCTGGCCAGATGATTGACGTTGCGCTGTACGAAGCCATGTTTAATTTGATGGAAGGGGTGATTCCTGAATACAGTGGCGCGGGTGTTATCCGCGAACCTTCCGGCACAACTGTTACCGGTATCGTCCCCACCAACACCTATAAGTGCGCCGACGGAAAGTTTGTGGTGATCGGAGGGAATGGTGATTCCATCTTTCAGCGGTTAATGAAAGCGGCCGGGCATCCGGATTTAGCGGTTGATTCGCGGCTGGCAAATAATGCTGGCCGAGTCGAACATGAAGCGGAAATCGATCAAATTCTCTCCGGCTGGTGTTCGGCCCACCCCAGCAGAGAAATTCTCGACAAGCTGGAAGTGGCGCGAGTACCCGCCGGACCAATTTATAGTGTCGAAGATATGTTTAATGACCCGCATTTTCGAGAGCGCAAATTATTTGAGCGGGTAGAAATAAATGGCAAGCCACTGGATATTCCCGCAATGGTGCCAAAGTTCTCAGACACTCCTGGGTCCACGGAATGGCCTGGTGCCGAGCTTGGTAGCCACAACAGGGAAGTGTTGCAGAATCTGCTCAATCTCAGCGACCAACAGATTGCTGAATTGCAGCAGCAGGAAGTTATTTGA
- a CDS encoding dehydratase, whose translation MKYFEDFIKDEKFVSDLRYLISEAEIIEFASQWDPQPFHIDPQTAAKTEMGQVFASAQHTMAITTRLAHDSGFYDIAMVAGFGVDEMRTPRPVFGGDQIGLKLTIYDVKESASRPHQGIVTYAFEAFNQHDETVMTYRLVLLVNKR comes from the coding sequence ATGAAGTATTTTGAAGATTTCATTAAAGATGAAAAGTTTGTATCAGACCTTCGTTACTTAATCAGCGAAGCGGAAATTATTGAGTTTGCCTCCCAATGGGATCCGCAGCCATTTCATATTGATCCGCAAACAGCGGCAAAAACAGAAATGGGTCAGGTGTTTGCTTCGGCACAGCATACAATGGCGATAACCACCAGGCTTGCTCATGACAGTGGGTTTTACGACATTGCCATGGTAGCAGGATTTGGTGTAGATGAAATGCGCACTCCAAGGCCGGTTTTTGGTGGTGATCAAATCGGTTTGAAACTAACCATTTATGACGTGAAAGAATCTGCCAGTCGGCCCCATCAAGGGATTGTTACATACGCATTTGAAGCGTTTAACCAACATGACGAAACAGTGATGACCTATCGGTTGGTGTTGTTGGTTAACAAAAGATAA